Below is a window of Phoenix dactylifera cultivar Barhee BC4 chromosome 7, palm_55x_up_171113_PBpolish2nd_filt_p, whole genome shotgun sequence DNA.
GTCTTCACTCTTGACTTTTCAGGCTCGGGACTATCTGGTGGTGACTATGTCAGCCTTGGTTGGCATGAGGTATCTTAATATCTTTCAATCCCTACTAGCTTGTGCTTACCAAGTGTTCTAACAATTCATTGCCATCAATGACTTAACCATCAGAAAGATGATCTCAGAATTGTCGTCTCGTTCCTGCGGAGCAATAAGCAAGTTTCTTGTATAGGCCTTTGGGGACGATCTATGGGTGCTGTCACAAGGTATATTCTTAATATGGTGGCCTTTAATTTTATCAGtgctaaaattatttattatgtatCTTTCTGCTTTTGTGAATCTTTCTCTGCCAATCTTCTGGATTATCTCATCCAGAGCTACGGATATTGTAATTGCTTTGTTTGGTGAGTAGTTTGTAGTTTGTAAATTATGTTCATTTAAGATAGAGATATCTGGCTTTTGAAATTAATTGTACTTAATATTGTTCCCTTCGGGTAATAAAGATTGTAATTCAAAATACTTATCTTTTACTTGCTCAACCTTTTACTCTTTTTGTTCCTTTTCTGTGTTAGTTATAGGAAACCTTGTGGGATTATGATTTGCATACACTCTAGTTTTGGTGTGAATCTACGTAGGAGTCCACTTATTTTTGCCATCAATTCAAGTTATTAGGCCATCAATGATACCCATCCTATATCTCTGAACAGATCCAATTTCTTACATAGAAGACATTCAAATTATCATATCTGACTGCAAACTGCTGGCTGATAATTTGATTTCAGAAGATCCTTGCTTACTATTGAAGCCTTACTCTTGTGAATGCAATGCAGCCTTCTTTATGGTGCAGAAGACCCCTCTATTGCTGGCATGGTGCTGGATAGTGCATTCTCTAATTTATTTGATCTAATGATGGAGCTTGGGGATGTTTACAAGATTCGGCTTCCCAAATTTACGGTATGCTGCAGCCCCTGTCCCCACCCTTTCTTTTCCTGCCACCCAGAAAGAAAGATTTCTTGTAAGCTGCTGTATGGATTGACAAAGTAAATTTGTAGCCATCATTTTTGTTCTGACGTGACAAATAATATTAATGTAGACACCCCTAGTTCTATATGTCGTTCTAAATGAATTAGTGCTTCATTGTGTGCTGGGTCCTTGTAAGACTAATAGCTGAAGCTCCTGGCTTTTGCAAAATCTATGGTGGCTGCAGATCAAATAAGGGACTGTAATATTAAAACTCGTTTCATATTCTTTATGGTCATACCTCAAAATCACTTTAAagaatatatcaataatcattatCAACAAGTTTTCTGCCATCTTTTGATTGTTGTTGCCTCTACTTCCCGAAGATGGGTAGTATCAGATCGATGTAATTTTAGCATAGTCTTCATTGGCGTTCCTTGTTTTCAGATCATTGGGCACAAAAACAGGACTCTGATGAGCAGTGTCCTAGTTGGCCTTTGCTACTGTGTCCAGGTTATATTAGTTACTTATCCTCCACTTTTTCCTCAACTAGTGGAATTTGTAGACCCTTTTAAACATGCATTTAACTCTGACTCTAATTATCAATGTTCTGAAACCTGGCTGGCATACCATCTTGTTTTGGTGTCTGGGTCACATCTCAATAGTTCAATCGTAGGTCAACCAGAGGTCAACCCATTGGCCTGTAACatctaaaataaacaaaataagtacatctttaaaataataaaagtgtTCTAAAAGCACAAAATTATGAACAGATACGGAAAAAAATACagtgattttaattttattacatACGTAACATCTAATACCATAAAAATGGCTGGATCTTACCACTTATTTTTGcccaagaaaaaggagatatAATATTATCTATTACCAAACATACGGAACAAGTAACTTAAGATGACAATGATGATGAATGGAATTCAGTTTGGACAAGTTTTTAAATAGTTGAGATTAGATCCTAATCCTCAAGCGTAAAATaatgatatttttatttcttttttattcggCGCCCTTGAAGTGGTTGACCCACGCGGGTTGAAACTGGATCACCCGGGCTGGTCAAGGGTTGAACGACCCATGTCAACAGGTTGAATGGGTTTTCAGATATATGGATTTGGGTTTGACGAGGCCCATGCAGTCTTCCAGGTCCAAAGTGGGCAGGTTGATCCTGTTGACCTGCCCTGGTCTTAAAACATTGCTAATAATGGTCAAAGTTTACCTAATATATGTGGATATCCTCATGTCTCTATGCACAATTATGTGAATGCAACCCTTTCCATGGATCATCAGTTTTAACCATATGATGTTTTCTAATGTTTAACCTAAATGACAAGCCTTTTACAATTTGTAAGTAGGTGACTTTCTCAACCAGAACGATGGTCGATCAAAGTTTGAGAACAGTTGGCCTTTAGCCTATTGTCGACCCATTTGTGGCTGGTGCAGAGATTTTGGCCAAGGCATCTCAACATATTATGTAAGGCTAATTGTGGGGTACGAAGGTCTAGCCTTGACCTTATTGGCCATTTCATTTGAGTGCATGCACCCGGGAGGCCATACTGTATGGTTCCCCCGTAATGGAAGTATTTGAATCAAGGTTTTAAACTTGGTTCCAGTTTTTGGCTTTGGTCCCCTTGCTGCAGTTTCAATATTGGCAGTTTGTTctgatttttgaatttttggtcAAAAATTAGAACAAAATCCAAACAATAGAGAGAGTAACATAAAAGTAAATTCAAAGTAAGTTATTTCACATCATTTTATTATGTTTTGAGTTATCCAGGATTTTAATTTGTGTATTGGATTATTTTAAGCTAGGACCCATctacacatatttcaatttaataaCTCATTTATACAAAAAAGATCCATTTTATGCTTGTttcattttatttcattttatctttcatactatatccaaaaaaagagaaaaaaaataatcaaaggaAGATACCAATTTTTATTGCTttcttttgaaaagaaaaatagaattatatCATGCTtatttatttagaaaaatattttaaaaactatAAGATTTCTTTACCTCTTGAATCTCTATCTGTGCTGCTGCTTGATTTGTGTGAATCTGGTGCAATGTCAGCAACAAGGAGAGAATGGACCGAGAAGATTGTTGAGTTGCTATCACTCTTGAGGTGGTAAAAAAAGGGTTGAGTACATTTCAATCCATCTTCCCCCACCCCACTTTCCATGATCAAAAGGAGACAAGTTGGGAACACTGATGTAATGTCACTAATTGTTCATGCTCCCCTCCCCCCAAGATTTTGCAATATAATAACAGgtctcccctctccccaaacAGTCCACTTTCAAATCAGAGATGCACAAATCTCTACATGTTGCAATGCCGTATTAGCTTAAAAAAATGGTGATTTGAAGGTATGTGTGCCTGTGTTGAGGCAGTAATGATCAAACACAATTCACATGATGTGTTCATGTCTTGAATTGTATCAGCCCTACCAGAAGTAGCCAGGAAATTAAACATATGTACTTGttaaacattaaaaaaacaGCAGTTTTGGTCTGTTTCGGCCGAACTGGCTGATACCAACTGAAATATTTGGTCACTATTGGATCAGTCTTGGTCAAAAAGTTTTGGTTTCAGACGAAACTTAAAATCTTTGTCTGCACAAAGATaaaattctaggtttagtatgtGAAGTGACCTTCATCAATGTGAAAAATATGACCAAGTAGCCAAATTGATCATAACATTGATGACCTTGTATTCATCCTATATATAACCTGTTAATGAATCTGGAAAACACGACCTCTTAATTACATTCCATGGGATTAGAGTGGAGCCCTTTAAATTTTACAGTAGTCTCCAGTTGTGGCGTGATACTCTAGGGCTGTGATTCCACAAATAGAGAATTGATAGGCCAACTGTCCTAAAATCTGTAGCAGGTGTATCTGAGATAATATGAATTAAGATCAATAAATGAGATATTTGGACATATAAAGATCTTTGATTAATGGGTATTGATGGCTAGATCTTGGTTTGGAGGCCAAGCTGTGTGGGTCAAGGGCTGTGGTCAGGCTTCCAGAAGGGTGAAGACCGGGGCATGTTAGGAAGTGGGTGCAGGTTTAAGTTTCTATGGAATTTTAGAAGCGGGTATGTTACCGTAAACTGAAGTTTCCTGTTGCTACGTGCTGATTATATGGAAGAACCACCAGGTCCAAAAATAAATTGAAACATTTTTGGAGCTAAATTAACTTAAAGGTTTGGTTAAACCATAACTTAATGTGGGTAACTCTTATTCGTGTACTCATTATAGTGTTAATTGGATACATTTGCCACTGGTACATGTCCAACCAAGGTATGCCATCTTGATACCCGGCTCCATATCGGTGCTACCCTGTTACTAATCAGTATGTCCGGTACGGGGGCTGGTTCGGTGTACTAAGTATCGATACACCCTTCATACCATGTACTAGTTCATTATTACTACGGTATGGTATGCTTCGTACCGGCTAGTATGGTATGCTCCGTATCGCCCGATATGGTATGATATACCTTGTGTCTGACTAAGTCATCTTTAATATCATCATGTGAACATGTGAAAACCTTCACATGCCATACTTGTTTGCAAATGTTATATGCTGAATAATCATGTGCACTGCATGTGCTATGGTTTAGCTTTGATTATATTCTCTACGTTGTAGCATGAACTTACAGAGTGTCTATAAGTTACATGGTTTTACTGGTtttctttttaagaaaataatactTATGTTCAATTTGTGATGAATAATACTGCTATGATATAGTAATAGTAAAAAATCCCTGCTTGTGAGTCACGCCGTGGTTTTTTCTTTTAACCACAATATTCCATGTTCTATATGAATGTCATGAATTGGATGGTCTGTATGGAACACTTATTGTGGAAGACATTCTATATATAATCTTTTTGTGCTGTCGGATGTTTGGCTGCTATCTTTGTTTCCAAAAGAGGCTCATTAAGGGTGCATAGAATGGCCGAAATGCTCTGCTCTATATGTGATCATCTGTTATCTCTGTTTAATTCTCTCAGTATAGGTAGCTTTCAAGGGTTGTGAAGTTATTAACGCTTATAGAAGCATAGTTTCCATTTTTCAATTcactaataatatattaaaatcaaTGAATATGACAGCTATTATCTAAGGAAGTATTCTACTTCTATAGATGTCTTACTTTATGTGTAGGTTATAATACTTAATGCTGAATCTGAGTTTCCATGATTTGATGCTTATTTTCATAGTGTTTGTATTTGTTAGCTACGCAATTCTATACATTCTTGCAGCATCTTGATCGTTGATATGAAATGTCTGCCCCATCAGGTCAAAATGGCTGTTCAGTACATGCGGCGTGTTATTCAGAAGAAGGCTAAATTTGACATTATGGATCTGAACACTGTGCAGGTTTGGTTTTATGGAGTTTTTTTGTACTCCCTTCTAAAATCAACTTTTCCTATAATATTCATGTTATGTCACACAACAGtttaaattaaagaaaataaagacaaAAACATATTACTTTCTTGCATAGAGATGGTGGTTTCTTTGATAAACTTGAAATCTGGCCTAGTGCAAGTGTTCATTAGGTTTCAGTTCGTCTGAACTGTGTTGTAGCCCATCAGGCTCCATATTAGAGGGGGAGTGGAGGAGGAATAAATTGTCTCTTATTGATTATAATTTTTCATTGGCTGGTTGTCTCTTGTTAATTGTAAACCCTTATTGATTGCACAATCTTAAATTGCTTCCTACATCTTTTTTATGGTATTATTCCCGAGTTGTGGGACTCGTGCAATAGGATTATCTTCTGCCTGTACTAGTAAATTTAGATCCATAGTTTGCAAAGTTCAACTAAATACCTACGTTCATTCTGTTTGTCTACAGTTTGCACCAAAGACCTTTATTCCAGCATTATTTGGGCATGCTTCTGAGGACATATTTATTAAGCCACATCATTCTGGTCTTATTTACCAGGCATATGCAGTAAGGCATCATTCTCTACTTGAATTAGAATAGTTTGATTTGACAGTTTTATCCCACAGAGCTTGCAGTTATATTCTGAATGTAGGATGTGAATATTGTATAAAAATGTGCatgttaatcaatttatctattTGCGGATTATTATGCAGGGAGAGAAGAATATTATCAGATTTGAGGGTGATCACAACTCCCCTAGACCAGAATTTTATTATGATTctgtttcaattttcttttacaaTGTCCTTCATCCCCCTCAAATCCCTATAACATGCTCAACTAAGCCGGAGAGGTACTATGGTTTAGGAGGTCTGAAGATTGCTGCTGGTACAGATGAGGTGATTTCCAGATTCTTGTATATTAACATGACTCCTTAAAAGGTCGCACAACTGCACGGGATTAAAGCTCTGCGCTAGACTGAATGTTGGAAATCAAATTTGTAGTTATGCATGTATCTGTTGGTTtctttcacaaaaaaaagacATGTATCTGTTAGTTAATTGTGATAAGCTTTGAGATATAAAGTCACCTGCTATGGTCTTTTCCCAATCTCATGTTTTTGATAGTGAATGATGTACAATTGAATTGTATAATTAGGTGTTTGCAAATATATTGACTGTGTTACTGTCTGCAGAATTTATTGTACGAGATCATTACTGGTCTCCGTGCTGCTCGCTCCAATGCAGCAAATTCCTCATCAGCTCCTCCTAGCAATCCAAATGGTGCAGGACCAATCTCCTTGACTTCTATAGCATTGATATGTAACTTTCACTTGGTATTATTATCTGTTCCTCAACAATCATGCGGTTGCATTATAGGTTCAACCACAAAATCAGTAGTTGAATTGCTATCGGAAAGTGTAGCTAATATGTCGTTAAATAATGAGCTGGTAAGCTGAAAGCCCCAGATTTTCTTCATCAAGTCAAAATTGGTATTCTATTCTTATTTGCCATTAATGCAGGATTTTTTCCTTGATCATGAGAATACTGATACTGGAATTGGTGAGACTAGTGCGCAACAATCCCATTCGCAGGTAATTATCTATATCCTTGCTATTCAGAGATAGTTATTGCTAGCAATCATTTTATTATTGAATTATCGACAGTGTACTTTTCACTGGCATCCTCTGCATTCCACTGGTGTGCGATGTTTGTAGTTGATTATTTACTTGTTGGTCTTACATCGTTATTTATATGTTGGAATGCCCAAAACTGTAAGTTTAGTTTTCTGGAAAGAAATGATGGCATATGATCTAGGAGATAGTTGGGGACTCAGATTTCAGTTTGTTTACAAGTAGTCAAGAACAAGAAAGAatgtttattaaaaaaagaacaagagGGAATAAATCAGTTGTTGTTTTGGACTTTGGGTGATAAATtgtcacctttttctttttttcccaattaaaaaatcaataaatcactATTTGAGAACAATGAATATGTCtgtatttatttcttttattctttgacCTGTGTGGTTGCTGATTAGGGAGGATTCAGATGCAGTAATTATCAATTTGTTTTATGGTTTAATGAATTTTGCCTGCTGGAGGAAAGCTAcactcttattttattttattttatttatttttttgagtagAAGCTTTTGCAGGCGAGCCTAGTCTTTGGTTATCTTTTGTTTATAGCCAAGCAAGGTGGAGGGTTGACTTCGGGGTGCTTTTGAAGGGAATACATATATTTACTCTTATTTCAATATCTTTGGACATCTGTAACATTACAGGCGCTTTTTTCGATGGTCTATTACATCAAACAGAATTCTTTTTCAGTGTAGTTGCAGAAGTTTCCTAATTATGTTGCTTCTCTTTTACATGGATTGCATCTCTTTTGATCCATTTGTCTTCTATTTCTGCTCCCAATCTTGCTGTTGTTGATAAATAGTACAGATGTTTGGATATAATATCTTGCACTTTCAAACCCTTCTGATAGCCTTCTTCTAACTGTTTGCCAAAACTTATCATGTGCCCAAACACCTAGACAGATGGTCATCCATATGTATGTCTGTATGTATTCCAAGTTCTGTAGAAATTTTCTAATGCCAAATTTGTTACAGTCACCTATTTTTCTAAATATGCTATCATTTCCAGGATAAACTGAACGAGCAGAATGATGAATGCTGCTCGTATACAAGCTCAAACAGAGAGAGCTGGGGGAGGTGTTCATCTTTAGGGGGAGCAAGTGAGGGATCATCCTCAGCAGAGTGCACTGGAAGTTTGAACAGCAAAAACCAggtccttcttccttccaatatGGCTCTTAAATTAATTTCAACCATTTTGGGCATCTTACATCAAAGGAAATAAAACACAAGCCATTTTCCTCATATTCTGTTCAAAATCCCCTTCTGAatactttctttttaaattttatttaataacACTTTTTTGAAATTCAATGGCAAGTTCAACCTTTTTGATGCTTTAGATATTTTAGATATAATCAACTTTATggataaaatttaatattataaaatCAACTGCATCttaaatttttagatctgaCCCTTAGTACTGAGGATATGGTTTCTTTTGTCAGCATATGACACTGAAGGCACTCGCAACGCCTCTGAGACGGATACAAGGGAAGTCATCTGCTGAgctaaaagagaagaagggcaGCCCAATATCTAAGAAACCAAAACATGAGAAGCTGGAGAAGTGGGAGACACTAAGCCAGCGCCTGCGACTCTGCTTTCTGGGTCGAGCCAACCACAAGCGACACCGATCATCTTAAACTACTTTAAACTTCGTCCCTTTGTATCATAAATGGTAATTCCCTGTGAAGTTTTTGATACGTCTCTTTCTCTCCCCATTGTTTCCCTTTATTTTTTAACCGGTGAATGTAACTTAAAATGTAAGTTGTATCTAGTTAACAAGTCTACTGAATCTGAGAAAAGTGATTTGACCTGAACCTACTGGCTTGAAGGTGGATCAGGCCAGCCGGTTAGGCTGAAACAAATGCCATGTAATGTGTTTGCAGTTTTGTTTCTGGTTCAGATCAAGACAAATCAGACCTGAGTTTGCCGGGCAGGAAGTTTGTGACCCAATCTGGAAGAGGAGTTAGGTAAAGTTTGAATTTATGATCTATGACCAGCACCGAGTGATCCATAAGATTGTTATCCATGAGATGAGGTTTGAGTCATGCAAATTAGCAGCTTTTGCACCCGTTTCAGACTACATCGCCTTATTTCTGATTGTTGGAAACTTAGATTAGAAAAAGTAGCATATAAGCAAGTACGAttgatttctttctttcattctttcttgatttagatgtgattgtttcatttataTAAGATAGTAGAATCCTGTGCCTAAGTAGGTGGTATATATTGTaccgaaaaaaaacaaaacaaaaagaagtaGGTGGTATTACAAGAGTAGCGGAAATAAAGCTTTCTGCCTTTGCTAAACGCAATCTCAGTAATGGTGTCATCTCAATATAACTGACACTCGCTTTAACAGTTACCAATCGTCGCTATGCTTAAAATAATAAGCGGCCATTATAATATTGTTTTGATGTAAAATGACAAATGATGATAAGAAAATAACAGCACCGTTACCGACAATTTTGTTTACTTAATAAAAAACTTCAGATGGTACAATTTTTTGGGagagattttttaaaaaagcctaatttttaaaaatattattttattaagagAATAGTGGACATACCAAATAACCTTCTTCGGTTGTGTTACAGCAGTAGTCTATAACGTCtagatgttttatttttttttttattctgagGATAAGGAATTAGGCCAAAGGTCTAATTCagttttaaaaaacaaaattttaaCGCCTGTTGCATCTTTCTCCATTCTTATATTTTTCTCCATTCTTATATTATTATAACGGCAGCTATAGCATTACTAAATGTGCCTCCCGTGGGACTTTCAGCTACCATCCTAAATAGTGCTGGAAATAATAAAAAACTATAATTGTGCTTTAGATAAAATGAAATATATGATATGAAATCCACCGTCAAGCATGATTGATTGATGGCATCCCCGTCCTTCCTCTCAAGTTCTTCTTTCAAATAGTTCGGTATTTCTCATTAGTCACATATCAATTCCATgacgctaaaaaaaaaaaaaaaaatgaaattcttAAACTGCATCGCGTCGAGATGCTGTACGTAGCAACGCGGTCCTCACCCTCCCCACAGCTCGTACGCGTGTAAAGGCGGACGTGCCAAGCCCCAGCGTGCTTCTCACGCGACCCCACGGCCGTCCCAGAAGAGTGACTTAAACAGAGCGATGCAACTATGTCGTCACCATATTAAgcgccacttttttttttttttttgttgacgtAGCGCCACTTTCTTAACAACCACTTCACTACCACACATCACCCGATCAAATCCGTCTTATCCTCCATCGAACGGTCGAAATAATCTCACTTTTGGTCTTATTATCTGACGTGGCAATTTCTCAGGTGGAAAAATTCACTCGAAATTGCCGCAGTAGCCCGACTATTAAAATCTCGAAACCGCCCATTCCAGGGGAACGAGGCGGAGAGAACGGGAGAAAAGCCCTAGGGGGCCAGCCATCAGCACTTGACCTCTCCTTCATCTAATCGATTGGTACGATTATCTTCTTTGATCGATCTCGTCTTGTTCGATTGCGTTTGTATTGTTGGTGTTGTCTTGGCCGGTGCCGTGGATTCTTTGCTTGTTTCCGTCGTCTATCCTTTGATTTCTAGCGTTTGGGTGGGTGTTGTGAGGATTGGATGTGGCGGATTTCTTCTTTGGTCTAGATTCTGTGTGCTTTGAGACATGCGTCTGCTAATTGGGGATTTTTTTGATGGTGTTAGGATTTCCGCTGGCTTTCATTCAGAAAGCGTCTCTCTTTTCTGGTTTGCTTATATTAGAGTTCGATTTTATTGGGTATTTGTTCAAAAGATCGGATTTGTAGTGGGGGCTTACGAGTCTATGTTGTGATTCTTCGAACCGTTATCGGGATTTTGGAGCATGTCATGGAGGACGTTTTGCTTCATAAAAtcagcttttatttatttttatggaaAATAAAGATAACGTTTTGTTTATTCTTGTTGTGACACTTGGATAATAGTGGGTTATCTCTAACTGGATTTCAGTGGTTTTGATAGGGTTTACAGTTTTTGGTAGCCACAAATGGCTTCCAAAAGGATTCTGAAGGAGTTGAAGGACTTGCAGAAGGATCCTCCCACATCATGCAGCGCTGGTTTGTTCCCTTCCGTGCCCACTTCGTAGATGATACTAAGTTCtggtctttaaaaaaaaaaatcctttttcctcttctttcttgttCTCCTGTTTACACTTTAGCAGTAGATAAAATTGTTTCTTTTGATGATGGTAGAGAAAACATGGCTGAATGATGTCCTTATCGTTTCAATTTGATGATGGTTTTACCAATGATGCTCTTCGCTGACATTTATTTAAATTCCGAATGCTTTCTTTGGTTGAATGGAGAATTTGTACGTTCGTATGCCTGCTTGGAAAATAGGGACCCATGAATCTGGGCCCTTTAATAATATTGTATTAGACTGCTTGAAACATAGATTGAAGCAGGGAAAACTTATCCTTGCAAATTTTGTCTCAACTGGTGGTTGGGCTCAGTTATATCTAGGGTACTACTACTATGTTTATGATGTATTCATCTGTGATGATCTTGTTATGTAAATTCTTTTTTGTGGTAGTTGATTGCGTAAGTTGTGAATTATCAGCAGTGATATGTGATATCAAATTGATATGAAAATTAGTTTTAACATGTAGATTTTTCCTTTGTCTTA
It encodes the following:
- the LOC103702352 gene encoding uncharacterized protein LOC103702352 isoform X3, translating into MGIRIHSCKQKIQTSRLGGKYGHQLSSLQMQEVTPCSAVTMFHLISQKTLLFPVSFTAMETGSGLSGGDYVSLGWHEKDDLRIVVSFLRSNKQVSCIGLWGRSMGAVTSLLYGAEDPSIAGMVLDSAFSNLFDLMMELGDVYKIRLPKFTVKMAVQYMRRVIQKKAKFDIMDLNTVQFAPKTFIPALFGHASEDIFIKPHHSGLIYQAYAGEKNIIRFEGDHNSPRPEFYYDSVSIFFYNVLHPPQIPITCSTKPERYYGLGGLKIAAGTDENLLYEIITGLRAARSNAANSSSAPPSNPNGAGPISLTSIALICNFHLVLLSVPQQSCGCIIGSTTKSVVELLSESVANMSLNNELDFFLDHENTDTGIGETSAQQSHSQDKLNEQNDECCSYTSSNRESWGRCSSLGGASEGSSSAECTGSLNSKNQHMTLKALATPLRRIQGKSSAELKEKKGSPISKKPKHEKLEKWETLSQRLRLCFLGRANHKRHRSS
- the LOC103702352 gene encoding uncharacterized protein LOC103702352 isoform X1; the protein is MIDQFVNFVIRPPRAEYDPDQYLWESEFTLASRKFKRLDLELTNARGHTLQCSHYVPSDIPENTALPCVVYCHGNSGCRADANEAAVILLPSNITVFTLDFSGSGLSGGDYVSLGWHEKDDLRIVVSFLRSNKQVSCIGLWGRSMGAVTSLLYGAEDPSIAGMVLDSAFSNLFDLMMELGDVYKIRLPKFTVKMAVQYMRRVIQKKAKFDIMDLNTVQFAPKTFIPALFGHASEDIFIKPHHSGLIYQAYAGEKNIIRFEGDHNSPRPEFYYDSVSIFFYNVLHPPQIPITCSTKPERYYGLGGLKIAAGTDENLLYEIITGLRAARSNAANSSSAPPSNPNGAGPISLTSIALICNFHLVLLSVPQQSCGCIIGSTTKSVVELLSESVANMSLNNELDFFLDHENTDTGIGETSAQQSHSQDKLNEQNDECCSYTSSNRESWGRCSSLGGASEGSSSAECTGSLNSKNQHMTLKALATPLRRIQGKSSAELKEKKGSPISKKPKHEKLEKWETLSQRLRLCFLGRANHKRHRSS
- the LOC103702352 gene encoding uncharacterized protein LOC103702352 isoform X2; protein product: MIDQFVNFVIRPPRAEYDPDQYLWESEFTLASRKFKRLDLELTNARGHTLQCSHYVPSDIPENTALPCVVYCHGNSGCRADANEAAVILLPSNITVFTLDFSGSGLSGGDYVSLGWHEKDDLRIVVSFLRSNKQVSCIGLWGRSMGAVTSLLYGAEDPSIAGMVLDSAFSNLFDLMMELGDVYKIRLPKFTVKMAVQYMRRVIQKKAKFDIMDLNTVQFAPKTFIPALFGHASEDIFIKPHHSGLIYQAYAGEKNIIRFEGDHNSPRPEFYYDSVSIFFYNVLHPPQIPITCSTKPERYYGLGGLKIAAGTDENLLYEIITGLRAARSNAANSSSAPPSNPNGSTTKSVVELLSESVANMSLNNELDFFLDHENTDTGIGETSAQQSHSQDKLNEQNDECCSYTSSNRESWGRCSSLGGASEGSSSAECTGSLNSKNQHMTLKALATPLRRIQGKSSAELKEKKGSPISKKPKHEKLEKWETLSQRLRLCFLGRANHKRHRSS
- the LOC103702352 gene encoding uncharacterized protein LOC103702352 isoform X4 gives rise to the protein MGIRIHSCKQKIQTSRLGGNLQMQEVTPCSAVTMFHLISQKTLLFPVSFTAMETGSGLSGGDYVSLGWHEKDDLRIVVSFLRSNKQVSCIGLWGRSMGAVTSLLYGAEDPSIAGMVLDSAFSNLFDLMMELGDVYKIRLPKFTVKMAVQYMRRVIQKKAKFDIMDLNTVQFAPKTFIPALFGHASEDIFIKPHHSGLIYQAYAGEKNIIRFEGDHNSPRPEFYYDSVSIFFYNVLHPPQIPITCSTKPERYYGLGGLKIAAGTDENLLYEIITGLRAARSNAANSSSAPPSNPNGAGPISLTSIALICNFHLVLLSVPQQSCGCIIGSTTKSVVELLSESVANMSLNNELDFFLDHENTDTGIGETSAQQSHSQDKLNEQNDECCSYTSSNRESWGRCSSLGGASEGSSSAECTGSLNSKNQHMTLKALATPLRRIQGKSSAELKEKKGSPISKKPKHEKLEKWETLSQRLRLCFLGRANHKRHRSS
- the LOC103702352 gene encoding uncharacterized protein LOC103702352 isoform X5 → MSALVGMRIVVSFLRSNKQVSCIGLWGRSMGAVTSLLYGAEDPSIAGMVLDSAFSNLFDLMMELGDVYKIRLPKFTVKMAVQYMRRVIQKKAKFDIMDLNTVQFAPKTFIPALFGHASEDIFIKPHHSGLIYQAYAGEKNIIRFEGDHNSPRPEFYYDSVSIFFYNVLHPPQIPITCSTKPERYYGLGGLKIAAGTDENLLYEIITGLRAARSNAANSSSAPPSNPNGAGPISLTSIALICNFHLVLLSVPQQSCGCIIGSTTKSVVELLSESVANMSLNNELDFFLDHENTDTGIGETSAQQSHSQDKLNEQNDECCSYTSSNRESWGRCSSLGGASEGSSSAECTGSLNSKNQHMTLKALATPLRRIQGKSSAELKEKKGSPISKKPKHEKLEKWETLSQRLRLCFLGRANHKRHRSS